The following are from one region of the Hymenobacter radiodurans genome:
- a CDS encoding NUDIX hydrolase produces the protein MTVAPGLKKAAVLCVLRHADAFLLLQRLKPPHQGLFTPVGGKLDPYESPQQAAFREVQEETGLQPLEMVWRGMLVETSPVDYNWISFVFEAHIERVPPPACSEGTLVWVEKAELAVVPTPLTDHFIYEYLLANRPFQFDATYDATLRPLVMREELQGLSLPLIS, from the coding sequence ATGACCGTAGCTCCCGGATTGAAGAAAGCAGCTGTACTCTGTGTGTTGCGCCACGCCGACGCCTTCTTGTTGCTTCAGCGGCTGAAGCCACCCCACCAAGGGTTATTTACGCCCGTGGGGGGCAAATTAGACCCATACGAAAGCCCCCAACAAGCAGCTTTCCGGGAAGTACAAGAGGAAACCGGCTTGCAGCCGCTGGAAATGGTCTGGCGGGGGATGCTGGTTGAAACCTCACCTGTCGACTACAACTGGATCAGCTTCGTATTTGAAGCCCACATCGAGCGGGTGCCCCCACCGGCCTGTTCGGAAGGCACGCTGGTTTGGGTGGAGAAGGCTGAGCTGGCCGTGGTGCCCACCCCGCTCACCGATCATTTTATTTACGAGTACTTACTGGCCAATCGGCCCTTTCAATTCGACGCGACCTACGACGCAACGCTGCGCCCCTTGGTCATGCGCGAGGAACTGCAAGGCCTGAGCTTGCCCCTTATTTCCTAG
- the bglX gene encoding beta-glucosidase BglX, with product MKRTFRTALLLSLGLLLSPTLQAQTTVAPPSSVNTQKMNQFVEALMKKMTLDEKIGQLNLVSVGFDVTGPVVSKDVDANIRKGNVGAVLNTYTPVAARKLQELAVKESRLKIPLILGYDVIHGHRTIFPIPLGMAASWDLAAMERSARIAAEEAAADGINWVYSPMVDIARDPRWGRIAEGAGEDPYLGAQIARAMVRGYQGTDNDMSKPTNVMACLKHFALYGAAEAGRDYNTTDMSLVRMYNEYLPPYKAAIEAGVGSVMTSFNDINGVPATGNKWLMTDLLRTQWGFNGFVATDYTAINEMTAHGMGNDAQVSALALSAGTDQDMVGEIFLKNLAKNLKDGTVKQEQIDLACRRVLEAKYRLGLFQDPYRGVTEKRAKATMMKKEFIADARSISRKSMVLLKNDKNTLPLKKIGTIALIGPLANRQRDMIGSWSGAGDWKQAVSLEQGIKNVASGVKIVYAQGANITDDAQMIERLNAHGGDLNIDKRTPEAMIQEAVQAAQSADVIVVAVGESQGMTGEAASRADISIPAPQMELLKALKKTGKPLVLVLMNGRPMALSWENQNADAILETWFSGTQGGNAIADILFGDYNPSGKITATFPQVVGQVPLYYNHKSTGRPFNGTDKLDKYKSRYLDVSNDPLYPFGYGLSYTTFSYSKPELSKTSIKQSEPLEVRVTVRNTGNYDGEETAQLYIRDMVGSITRPVKELKGFQKVTLKKGESKTLTFRLTPTI from the coding sequence ATGAAAAGAACGTTCCGCACCGCTTTGCTTCTGTCTTTGGGGCTTTTGCTGAGCCCGACGCTGCAAGCCCAGACCACTGTTGCTCCGCCTTCCAGTGTCAATACCCAGAAGATGAATCAGTTTGTGGAGGCGCTGATGAAAAAGATGACGCTGGACGAGAAAATCGGCCAGCTGAATCTGGTGTCGGTGGGATTTGACGTGACCGGGCCGGTGGTCAGCAAAGACGTAGACGCCAACATCCGAAAAGGCAATGTGGGCGCGGTGCTCAATACGTACACGCCGGTGGCGGCGCGCAAGCTGCAAGAGCTAGCCGTGAAAGAGTCGCGCCTCAAGATTCCGCTGATTCTGGGCTACGATGTTATTCATGGTCACCGCACCATCTTCCCCATTCCGCTGGGTATGGCCGCCAGTTGGGACCTAGCCGCCATGGAGCGCAGCGCCCGAATTGCGGCTGAAGAAGCCGCTGCTGATGGTATCAACTGGGTGTATTCGCCCATGGTGGACATTGCCCGCGATCCGCGCTGGGGCCGCATTGCCGAAGGGGCCGGCGAAGACCCATACCTCGGCGCCCAGATCGCCCGCGCGATGGTGCGCGGCTACCAGGGCACCGACAACGATATGAGCAAGCCCACCAACGTGATGGCTTGCCTCAAGCACTTTGCCCTCTACGGCGCCGCCGAAGCCGGCCGCGACTACAATACCACCGACATGAGTCTGGTGCGCATGTACAACGAATATTTGCCCCCCTACAAAGCTGCTATCGAAGCCGGGGTGGGCTCGGTAATGACCTCATTCAACGATATCAACGGCGTGCCGGCTACGGGCAATAAATGGCTAATGACCGACTTGCTGCGCACGCAGTGGGGCTTCAACGGGTTCGTGGCTACCGACTATACCGCCATCAACGAAATGACTGCGCATGGCATGGGCAACGACGCGCAAGTGTCGGCCCTGGCGCTGAGCGCAGGTACGGATCAGGACATGGTGGGTGAGATTTTCCTGAAAAACCTGGCGAAAAACCTGAAAGACGGCACCGTCAAGCAAGAGCAGATTGACCTAGCCTGCCGTCGGGTGCTAGAGGCTAAATACAGGCTTGGTCTATTCCAGGACCCCTACCGCGGCGTGACGGAAAAGCGCGCCAAGGCAACCATGATGAAGAAAGAGTTCATCGCCGATGCGCGCAGCATCAGTCGCAAGAGCATGGTGTTGCTCAAAAACGACAAGAACACGCTGCCGCTCAAAAAGATTGGCACAATTGCGCTGATAGGTCCCCTGGCCAACCGCCAACGCGATATGATTGGCTCCTGGAGCGGCGCCGGCGACTGGAAACAGGCCGTTTCCTTGGAGCAAGGCATCAAAAACGTAGCCAGCGGCGTGAAGATAGTATACGCCCAAGGTGCCAACATCACCGATGATGCGCAGATGATTGAGCGCCTCAACGCCCACGGTGGCGACCTGAACATTGACAAGCGCACGCCCGAAGCCATGATTCAGGAGGCGGTACAAGCGGCCCAAAGTGCCGATGTGATAGTAGTCGCTGTAGGCGAGTCGCAGGGCATGACGGGCGAGGCAGCCAGCCGCGCTGATATCAGCATTCCGGCCCCACAGATGGAATTGTTGAAAGCCCTGAAAAAGACCGGTAAGCCGCTGGTATTGGTGCTGATGAATGGCCGGCCCATGGCACTGAGCTGGGAAAATCAGAATGCCGATGCTATTCTGGAAACCTGGTTTTCGGGCACGCAGGGCGGCAACGCTATTGCCGATATACTGTTCGGCGACTACAATCCATCGGGCAAAATTACGGCTACGTTTCCGCAGGTTGTGGGTCAGGTGCCACTCTATTACAACCACAAAAGCACCGGCCGCCCCTTCAACGGCACCGACAAGCTCGACAAGTACAAGTCGCGCTACTTGGACGTGAGCAATGACCCGCTGTATCCTTTCGGCTATGGGCTGAGCTACACCACGTTCAGCTACAGCAAACCGGAACTCAGCAAAACCTCAATCAAGCAAAGTGAGCCGCTGGAAGTGCGCGTAACCGTGCGCAATACCGGCAACTACGACGGCGAAGAAACTGCCCAGCTCTACATCCGCGACATGGTTGGTTCTATTACCCGACCAGTAAAAGAATTAAAAGGATTCCAGAAGGTGACCTTGAAAAAAGGCGAAAGCAAAACCCTCACCTTCCGCCTCACCCCGACGATCTAA
- a CDS encoding HAD family hydrolase, with the protein MPASQLIAFDADDTLWSNQSHFDHVEAQLFAILIRCGDPVVIGPHLYEVQRRNMQLFGYGAKSFMLSMIETAIQLTEGNVAGHEIQQIIDLGKRLLDYPIEPLPGVEQVLSTLKERGQPLMVLTKGDLFDQESKLARSGLGDFFDHVEIVSEKNEATYRRILAHYGVPISEFTMIGNSLKSDVLPVAQLGARAVHVPYHTNWIHEEVPAEQLEGVAFYEAASMTDVLSYLN; encoded by the coding sequence ATGCCCGCCTCTCAACTTATTGCTTTCGACGCCGACGACACGCTATGGTCCAATCAGTCTCATTTCGACCACGTGGAGGCGCAATTATTCGCCATCCTTATCCGCTGCGGCGACCCGGTCGTCATCGGCCCGCACCTGTACGAGGTACAACGGCGTAATATGCAGCTGTTTGGCTACGGGGCCAAGTCGTTTATGCTGTCGATGATTGAAACGGCCATTCAACTCACCGAAGGAAACGTTGCCGGCCACGAAATCCAGCAAATCATTGATTTGGGTAAGCGCCTCCTCGACTATCCCATTGAGCCGCTGCCGGGAGTAGAGCAAGTGCTGAGCACGCTTAAAGAGCGCGGTCAGCCCCTGATGGTGCTTACCAAAGGCGACTTGTTTGACCAGGAAAGCAAGCTGGCCCGCTCCGGCCTAGGCGACTTCTTCGACCACGTGGAAATAGTAAGCGAGAAAAACGAGGCCACGTATCGGCGCATTTTAGCTCACTACGGAGTGCCCATCTCTGAATTCACCATGATTGGCAATTCGCTGAAATCAGATGTGTTACCGGTGGCGCAGCTCGGTGCAAGGGCCGTGCACGTGCCCTATCACACCAACTGGATACACGAAGAGGTGCCCGCCGAGCAGTTAGAAGGTGTGGCATTCTACGAGGCCGCCTCCATGACTGATGTGCTGAGCTACCTCAATTAA
- a CDS encoding cyclic nucleotide-binding domain-containing protein translates to MLASKWYDLIGVRATEVKTVWLFFLHNFLLGIGTILVYVSANVILLENNPERNLPLAYGLAALAMMAAGKAYTYFEHHLPLQRLAVRVLLAVVAFTGVISVLVAVGHSVAAAVTIMSGYRVIYLLTNLEFWGVSAVVFDVRQSKRLFGLIGSGDMPAKALGAILALLVHAHTDLLFLLLLALGAYLGALYTLRTTLSSHSVEARPTSRPQRLTSLAPGLQRWFGDSQLVLSTCLSITAIAAVTAGVEYSFFVNVKHKFHDQATVMRYVSSVLVVTYLLAMVFKMLLTQKALEQVGIRRMLVTLPVALLIGLLVFGGLWQVGANDSVLLLYFCGLYLGLEVLRRAVFDPVFLVLFQPLSPPERLRAHTRAKGFYEPLGMALGGLLLFALHDFPGLNEWAPFVWMSLFAAGALFFLHRTYGHYMAELQHALGRRFGGSAEAAVLTSEFLAEEQLPASPAEVQALIDALEDKTQRRAATAQLLQLDSSVLPELIQTLESPTASDALVRRVAQLCARQPVPASRQALVALARRANLHQRETALRALRPMEQVETDAPIFQALVQEEMRLAHQLLQGIAAFSHDELRRCLYYELAKVQQRIFGLLFQLYTPHIIADAQRGVDHAARERQANALEILDNIIPRSLYQGLQALLDVAPVAEKVRVFDRLLGPLSQPARVVPFIVEQGEVAFSDWTISVALRHWHAEPHTIRLLLPYIHSSNYLIRESAFFVLKKLSERQPELYEQLMDVEPALPALLMSHTHATTATISARDRVHILQQTALFAETPENVLSSIVPIMREVSFRDGQQIFAKGDLGTSLFIVYGGEVGIFNGTQHLTTFRKGDFFGELALLDAEPRSASAVAQGEVVAFRLDQEDFYDVMEERSEVLRNIMKVLCQRLRRQNEKMQTQAPLSNPA, encoded by the coding sequence ATGCTTGCTTCCAAGTGGTACGATTTGATCGGCGTGCGCGCGACTGAGGTCAAAACCGTATGGCTATTCTTTCTGCATAACTTTTTGCTAGGCATCGGCACCATCTTGGTGTACGTGTCGGCCAACGTTATCCTGCTCGAAAATAACCCCGAGCGCAACCTGCCGCTGGCCTACGGCCTAGCCGCGCTGGCCATGATGGCGGCGGGCAAGGCATATACCTATTTCGAGCACCATTTGCCCCTGCAGCGCCTCGCCGTACGGGTGCTGTTGGCCGTGGTGGCGTTTACGGGTGTTATAAGTGTGCTGGTGGCCGTAGGGCACTCGGTGGCAGCGGCCGTTACCATTATGTCAGGTTATCGGGTGATTTATCTGCTGACCAATCTGGAGTTTTGGGGTGTGTCGGCGGTAGTGTTCGATGTACGCCAGAGCAAGCGTCTCTTCGGCCTGATCGGGTCGGGCGATATGCCGGCGAAGGCGTTGGGGGCCATTTTGGCGCTGCTCGTGCACGCCCACACCGATTTGCTATTTCTGCTGTTGCTGGCCTTGGGGGCCTATTTGGGGGCGTTGTACACCTTACGTACTACCCTAAGCTCGCATTCGGTAGAAGCGCGGCCTACTTCACGTCCTCAGCGCCTGACCAGTCTGGCGCCGGGCCTGCAACGCTGGTTCGGCGACAGCCAATTGGTGCTGTCCACGTGCCTGAGTATCACGGCCATTGCGGCAGTTACGGCGGGTGTGGAGTACTCTTTCTTTGTCAACGTTAAGCACAAGTTCCACGACCAAGCCACGGTGATGCGCTATGTAAGTAGCGTGCTGGTAGTCACGTATTTGCTGGCAATGGTTTTCAAAATGCTACTCACCCAGAAAGCCCTGGAGCAGGTTGGTATTCGTCGGATGCTGGTGACCTTGCCCGTGGCTTTGCTAATTGGGCTGCTGGTATTTGGCGGCTTATGGCAGGTTGGCGCCAATGATTCGGTGCTGCTGCTTTATTTCTGTGGCTTGTACCTGGGGCTGGAAGTACTGCGCCGCGCCGTGTTCGACCCTGTGTTTCTGGTACTATTTCAGCCACTTTCCCCGCCCGAGCGGCTGCGGGCACATACGCGGGCCAAAGGCTTTTACGAGCCGCTGGGAATGGCACTGGGGGGGCTTTTATTGTTCGCCCTGCACGATTTTCCCGGCCTGAATGAGTGGGCGCCGTTTGTCTGGATGAGCCTGTTTGCTGCGGGCGCGTTGTTTTTCTTGCACCGCACCTATGGCCATTATATGGCTGAGCTTCAACATGCCTTGGGTCGTCGCTTTGGCGGTTCGGCGGAAGCGGCAGTTCTAACGAGCGAATTCTTAGCCGAAGAGCAGCTGCCAGCTAGCCCAGCCGAAGTGCAAGCTCTGATTGACGCGTTGGAGGACAAAACTCAGCGCCGGGCAGCTACAGCCCAACTCCTACAACTGGATTCCAGCGTCTTACCTGAGCTGATTCAAACGCTGGAATCACCCACGGCGAGTGATGCCCTGGTACGGCGGGTGGCGCAACTGTGTGCCCGTCAGCCAGTACCTGCCAGCCGTCAAGCACTGGTCGCGCTAGCTCGTCGCGCCAACTTGCACCAGCGCGAAACAGCGCTGCGCGCGCTGCGCCCCATGGAGCAAGTGGAAACCGACGCGCCAATCTTTCAGGCATTGGTGCAGGAGGAAATGCGGCTGGCGCATCAGCTGTTGCAGGGCATTGCTGCCTTTAGCCACGACGAGCTGCGCCGCTGCCTCTACTATGAATTGGCTAAAGTGCAGCAGCGGATTTTTGGTTTGCTTTTCCAGCTTTACACCCCGCATATCATTGCCGATGCCCAGCGCGGCGTAGACCACGCGGCCCGCGAACGTCAAGCCAACGCCCTCGAAATTCTGGACAACATCATTCCGCGTTCCCTCTATCAGGGCCTGCAAGCCTTGCTCGATGTAGCGCCGGTAGCGGAGAAAGTGCGTGTATTTGATCGGCTGCTGGGGCCGCTCAGCCAGCCTGCGCGCGTAGTCCCGTTTATTGTTGAGCAGGGGGAAGTGGCCTTTTCCGACTGGACCATCAGTGTAGCCCTGCGCCATTGGCACGCCGAACCCCACACAATCAGACTGTTATTACCGTATATACATAGTTCCAACTACCTTATTCGGGAAAGTGCCTTCTTTGTGCTGAAAAAGCTGTCGGAGCGTCAACCTGAACTCTATGAACAGCTTATGGATGTCGAGCCAGCCTTACCTGCCCTGCTTATGAGCCACACCCACGCTACCACTGCTACCATCTCGGCCCGCGACCGGGTGCATATACTTCAGCAAACTGCTTTGTTTGCCGAGACGCCCGAAAACGTGCTGAGCAGCATCGTGCCCATTATGCGGGAAGTAAGCTTCCGCGATGGGCAACAGATTTTTGCCAAAGGCGACCTGGGTACTTCGCTCTTTATCGTGTACGGAGGCGAAGTAGGTATTTTCAACGGCACTCAGCACCTCACTACTTTCCGCAAAGGTGACTTCTTTGGCGAGCTAGCTTTACTCGATGCCGAGCCTCGCTCAGCCTCCGCCGTTGCCCAAGGTGAGGTTGTTGCTTTCCGCCTCGATCAGGAGGACTTCTATGATGTGATGGAGGAGCGCAGCGAGGTATTGCGTAACATCATGAAGGTGCTCTGCCAACGCCTGCGTCGCCAGAATGAGAAGATGCAAACTCAAGCCCCACTCAGCAATCCAGCCTGA
- a CDS encoding chloramphenicol acetyltransferase — MKQLIDLAQWPRREHFAFFSTFDEPFFGLTATVDCTQAYTEAKLQGVPFFLYYLYHSLQAAQEVEAFRYRVEGEQVVCYDRVHASATIGRPDHTFGFSFIELHDSLPDFVAAANREIEAVQQSTGLRLSDATGRPDVLHCSAVPWVRFTALSHARSFRHADSCPKLSYGQVYLEGATRLLPVSVHVHHGLADGYHVGQFLEAFQRRLNCGS, encoded by the coding sequence ATGAAACAGCTGATTGACCTCGCTCAGTGGCCCCGCCGGGAGCATTTCGCGTTTTTCTCAACTTTTGATGAGCCTTTCTTCGGACTGACGGCTACCGTGGACTGCACCCAGGCCTACACCGAAGCCAAGCTACAAGGAGTACCTTTCTTTCTGTATTACTTGTATCATTCCTTGCAGGCGGCCCAGGAAGTGGAGGCATTTCGCTACCGCGTCGAGGGCGAGCAGGTAGTGTGCTACGACCGAGTGCACGCCTCGGCCACCATCGGCCGCCCCGATCACACATTCGGCTTTTCCTTTATCGAGCTACACGACTCCCTACCCGATTTCGTGGCTGCCGCCAACCGCGAAATAGAAGCCGTCCAGCAAAGCACCGGCCTGCGCCTCTCCGACGCCACTGGCCGCCCCGACGTGCTGCACTGCTCGGCCGTGCCGTGGGTACGCTTCACCGCGTTGTCGCACGCCCGCAGCTTCCGCCACGCCGATAGCTGCCCCAAGCTTTCGTATGGGCAGGTGTATCTGGAAGGTGCCACCCGCCTGCTGCCCGTATCGGTGCATGTGCACCACGGCTTAGCCGATGGATACCACGTAGGGCAGTTTCTAGAAGCTTTCCAGCGTCGGCTGAATTGTGGTAGCTAG
- a CDS encoding ABC transporter permease/M1 family aminopeptidase: MKFQRIFALEFTYQLRRAATWLYFGVILVITFLVVIANYASDARDGYILLNAPIVMAAVTVICCVFWLVIGASVAGEAAARDVQTRMHLLTYAAPASKAAYLGGRYLAALALSAFQLLAIPVGMLLAMHFAGVEAEILGPFRVAPYLTTFFFIALPNAFFATAMQFSAAVLSRKALASYLVGAALFAASYTIWPLLEKGEAWGNLADPMSFGPVLSHLSIDWSPQEKNTRFLLLEGSFLANRLLWFGISLGLLAFTYFRFQFVLPGTGQKPPSGKPLPAAVAAWEKLHWGTGQALPQAKGTYGWATQLHQLRLITWESFLQLAKSKAGLPLLAVFALLVGATISGNLKGRGVPLLPRTDFILEYLTAPLAGPAAFWVLVALVIIFYAGELVWRERETGLSEVANAAPVPEWVLFLSRFLALSLVLVVWLAFLMTAGMVAQVAIGGASPEIGLYVRTLFGLQLVDCLLFALLALTVHVLVNQKFVAHLVALLVYGFMSFAPTLGIEHKLLIFGASPQWTYTDMAGFGSSLAPWLWFKGYWVAWALLLAVVALLFWVRGREGSGAARLQLARRRFTPITALVSAVAVGGIFTLGGFIFYNTNVLNGYLSSSAATAQRAAYEQRYRRYHNAPQPLLTGVNLQVEIYPQQRAVTIQGTYLLVNNSPAPIDSIHLATGAGVETAAVNFDQPFKQVHRDEEHGYRMYALAQPLQPGDSLRLRFQVNHKAQGFSNNGAGAQVLANGTSFRNLEWLPVLGYQPYRELDEAGDRKAHGLAPRPATYSLYDVAARRYAPFPEQIRFEAIVGTDAGQTVVAPGTLRRTWSKAGRRYFHYATDAPIRNEYAFFSANYAVQEGVWRNLSAGSGQDVAIQVYYPPGMTENPARMVRSAQASLDYYTKQFGPYPHRQLRFVAHASYAFGNHASPINITAEEGFFLMNPKADERGFDLVTAVVAHEVAHQWWGNQLKQAYVEGAGLITESLAWYSAMGVLEDKYGPEHLQALLRFLREENETPRTRAAKPLLQAEGFYQNYRKGPFALYALSQYMGRDRVNGALRQLLAKHRPGTIPRPTSLDLYRELQTATPDSLQPLLHDLFEANTFWELATETATAKQLPGGTWQVTLTLQANKLVVNSAGTETKLPMKDWVEIGVFAPAESGKGIGKQLYLQKHLIKSGEQTIVLMIPDKPAKVSFDPRHLLIDWELVDNDKVVEPKK, encoded by the coding sequence ATGAAGTTCCAACGGATTTTTGCGCTGGAATTCACTTACCAGCTGCGCCGGGCCGCTACCTGGCTCTACTTCGGGGTCATCTTAGTCATCACGTTTCTGGTGGTCATTGCCAACTATGCCTCCGATGCGCGGGACGGGTACATTTTACTGAATGCGCCCATCGTCATGGCCGCCGTCACGGTTATCTGCTGCGTGTTTTGGCTGGTGATAGGCGCCTCCGTAGCCGGCGAGGCGGCGGCGCGCGACGTGCAGACCCGCATGCATTTGCTTACCTACGCGGCCCCCGCCAGCAAAGCCGCCTACTTGGGTGGGCGGTACCTGGCCGCCTTGGCCCTCAGCGCCTTCCAGCTGCTCGCCATCCCGGTGGGGATGCTGCTGGCCATGCACTTTGCCGGGGTCGAGGCCGAGATTCTGGGTCCGTTTCGGGTGGCGCCCTACCTGACTACCTTTTTCTTCATCGCACTGCCCAACGCCTTTTTCGCAACGGCCATGCAGTTTTCGGCGGCGGTGCTCAGCCGCAAGGCCTTGGCCAGTTATCTGGTCGGCGCGGCTCTGTTCGCGGCGTCCTACACCATATGGCCGCTGCTGGAAAAAGGGGAAGCATGGGGCAATCTGGCCGACCCGATGAGTTTTGGCCCGGTGCTGAGCCATCTGTCCATTGACTGGAGCCCGCAGGAGAAAAACACGCGCTTTCTGCTGCTGGAAGGCTCCTTTCTCGCCAACCGCCTTTTGTGGTTCGGCATTTCGCTGGGTCTGCTCGCGTTTACCTACTTCCGGTTTCAGTTTGTGTTGCCCGGAACCGGCCAAAAACCGCCGTCGGGCAAACCGCTACCCGCCGCGGTGGCGGCCTGGGAGAAGCTGCACTGGGGAACCGGGCAGGCGCTGCCACAGGCCAAGGGAACGTATGGCTGGGCCACCCAGCTGCATCAGTTGCGCCTCATTACCTGGGAATCCTTTCTGCAACTGGCCAAAAGCAAGGCCGGGCTGCCGCTGCTGGCCGTTTTTGCCCTGCTGGTGGGGGCCACCATATCCGGCAACCTGAAGGGCCGGGGCGTGCCCTTGCTGCCCCGCACCGACTTCATCCTGGAGTACCTTACCGCTCCCCTGGCGGGGCCGGCCGCTTTTTGGGTCCTTGTTGCGTTGGTCATTATCTTCTACGCCGGCGAGCTGGTGTGGCGGGAACGGGAAACCGGGCTGAGCGAGGTTGCCAACGCGGCGCCAGTGCCCGAATGGGTGCTGTTCCTGAGCCGGTTTCTGGCGCTAAGCCTGGTGCTGGTGGTGTGGCTGGCCTTCTTAATGACGGCCGGAATGGTGGCGCAGGTGGCCATCGGTGGCGCTTCGCCTGAAATTGGACTGTACGTGCGGACCCTATTCGGGCTGCAGCTAGTCGACTGCTTGCTTTTTGCCCTGCTGGCCCTCACCGTGCATGTGCTGGTGAATCAGAAGTTTGTGGCGCATCTGGTGGCGCTGCTGGTCTACGGGTTCATGTCCTTTGCGCCTACGCTGGGCATCGAGCACAAGCTGCTCATCTTTGGCGCCAGTCCGCAATGGACCTACACCGACATGGCCGGCTTTGGCTCGTCGCTGGCGCCTTGGCTGTGGTTCAAAGGGTATTGGGTGGCCTGGGCGCTGTTGCTGGCGGTTGTGGCGCTGCTGTTCTGGGTGCGGGGCCGGGAGGGCAGTGGTGCAGCGCGGCTCCAGCTGGCTCGCCGGCGCTTCACGCCTATCACCGCGCTGGTTTCGGCGGTGGCCGTGGGGGGCATTTTTACTCTGGGTGGGTTCATCTTTTACAATACCAACGTGTTGAATGGCTATCTGAGCTCGTCAGCAGCCACCGCGCAGCGTGCCGCCTACGAGCAGCGCTACCGCCGGTACCATAACGCCCCCCAACCCCTGCTAACTGGCGTAAACCTACAAGTGGAAATCTACCCGCAGCAGCGGGCGGTGACGATACAGGGAACGTACCTGCTCGTGAACAACAGCCCGGCTCCCATTGACTCCATTCATCTAGCAACCGGGGCCGGCGTTGAAACCGCTGCGGTAAACTTTGACCAGCCCTTCAAACAGGTTCACCGGGACGAGGAGCATGGCTACCGCATGTACGCCCTGGCCCAGCCCCTGCAACCCGGCGACTCGCTGCGCCTGCGCTTCCAAGTGAATCATAAAGCGCAGGGCTTTTCCAACAACGGGGCCGGCGCGCAAGTGCTGGCCAACGGTACCAGCTTTCGAAATCTAGAGTGGCTGCCGGTGCTAGGGTATCAGCCCTACCGCGAGCTGGACGAGGCCGGCGACCGCAAAGCGCACGGCTTGGCACCCCGGCCCGCTACCTACTCGCTCTACGACGTGGCAGCCCGCCGGTACGCCCCGTTCCCTGAACAAATCCGCTTCGAGGCCATCGTGGGCACAGATGCCGGCCAGACCGTTGTGGCCCCGGGCACCCTGCGCCGGACTTGGTCCAAAGCCGGCCGCCGCTACTTTCATTACGCCACAGACGCGCCTATTCGCAATGAATACGCCTTTTTCTCGGCCAACTACGCGGTGCAGGAAGGGGTATGGCGCAACCTCTCGGCCGGCTCTGGGCAGGATGTGGCCATCCAGGTTTACTATCCTCCGGGGATGACGGAGAACCCGGCGCGCATGGTTCGGAGCGCCCAGGCGTCGTTGGATTATTACACCAAGCAGTTTGGGCCCTACCCGCACCGGCAGTTGCGCTTCGTGGCCCATGCCAGCTACGCCTTCGGCAACCATGCCTCGCCCATCAACATCACGGCGGAGGAAGGCTTTTTCCTCATGAACCCCAAGGCTGACGAGCGGGGCTTTGACCTGGTGACGGCCGTGGTAGCCCACGAGGTAGCGCACCAGTGGTGGGGCAACCAGCTCAAGCAAGCCTACGTGGAGGGCGCCGGCCTGATTACCGAAAGCCTGGCCTGGTACTCGGCCATGGGCGTGCTGGAGGACAAATATGGTCCGGAGCACCTGCAGGCGCTACTGCGCTTCCTGCGGGAAGAGAACGAAACCCCGCGCACCCGGGCCGCCAAGCCACTGCTACAGGCCGAGGGCTTTTACCAGAACTACCGCAAAGGCCCCTTCGCGCTGTACGCGCTGAGCCAATACATGGGCCGCGACCGGGTAAACGGCGCGCTCCGGCAACTGCTGGCGAAGCACCGACCTGGGACCATTCCCCGCCCCACGTCGCTCGACCTCTACCGAGAGCTGCAAACGGCCACGCCGGACTCGCTCCAACCGCTGCTACACGACCTATTCGAGGCCAACACCTTCTGGGAACTGGCAACGGAAACCGCGACCGCCAAACAACTCCCTGGTGGCACTTGGCAGGTGACGCTCACCCTACAAGCGAATAAGCTGGTAGTGAATAGCGCCGGCACCGAGACGAAATTACCAATGAAGGATTGGGTAGAAATCGGAGTTTTTGCGCCCGCTGAATCGGGAAAGGGAATAGGCAAGCAGCTCTACCTGCAAAAGCATCTTATAAAATCCGGCGAGCAGACGATTGTGTTAATGATACCAGACAAACCCGCTAAAGTGAGTTTTGATCCTCGCCATTTGTTAATTGATTGGGAGCTGGTAGATAATGACAAAGTGGTAGAGCCAAAAAAATAA